In Candidatus Delongbacteria bacterium, the DNA window ATTATTTTTCCTGCTCTTACTTCTAATCTTTTATCTGGCATTAATCCTGAATATATGTTCATGTTTTATTTTAAATATACGAAGCATAGCGTTATATGTCAATACAAATTTACAGAATAGCCTAAATACTTATGTATAGAGAGTAGCTTGACAAAGGGGATTAAGGGGATTGGGTGTTAGTTTTGGTTAAGCTTTTTCAAAAAAGCTTAGAGTTTTGCTTCTTTTGATCACAAAAAGATTCTTAGAGAAACTGTTGAAAAATAATGAATCGTATCCTAAATTATGTCAACTAAATAAGGTAAATGATTATGAAAACCGTATCGATAATGACTAGAATTGTGATTTTGATAGCTTTAATAGCTTGTTCGAAAAACGAAACTTTTACAATACTAGAAAAAGACAATATTAAAATCTATTCGAATAATGGTATTCCCTCAAATCCTGAAATTGAATACAAACTTAAAGAAGTTTTATATATTAACTTTAACAGTGAAGACGGAAATTCAGATTTTGAGATAAAGTATCCTGTAGATTTTGAGATTGATAATGATGGAAACATCTATGTACTTGATATTTTATCTTCAAAAGTTGAAAAGTTCAACAAAAATGGAAAGTATATTACCAGTATATCTAATCGAGGTTCGGGTCCAGGAGAATCAATTTATCCAAATGGTATTATACTCGATAAGGATTCTCTTTTAATTTTGAATTCGAGAAAAAGAGCAATCTTGAATTTTGATTTGAAAGGCAATTATCGACATGAGATGAAATATGATAATAGATTACCTTCTGGTATGGAACAAATTGGCAATAATTATTTAGGCATGATAGATGAGAATATCGGAGGTGATTCTCCTAGTCGTTCATTCAAACTAACGATTTGCAATAATACTTTAGACA includes these proteins:
- a CDS encoding 6-bladed beta-propeller; amino-acid sequence: MKTVSIMTRIVILIALIACSKNETFTILEKDNIKIYSNNGIPSNPEIEYKLKEVLYINFNSEDGNSDFEIKYPVDFEIDNDGNIYVLDILSSKVEKFNKNGKYITSISNRGSGPGESIYPNGIILDKDSLLILNSRKRAILNFDLKGNYRHEMKYDNRLPSGMEQIGNNYLGMIDENIGGDSPSRSFKLTICNNTLDTLKTIYNYNIDLNNSDFYNNFLDIFPPYCASDSLIYVSGNSSNEYKIDVYDFHGNKKSVISKNYRKHPISDNEKMHIIKEINLKEPLVTDIPNKFKKAINYIIIEERGAVWVMTPDLTSEKDINHIKIDIFKNGIYQNSFYSTELEYHLSYSDNLFYKIKNGYLYQMSNKDGNLKVFEIIKK